From the Salvelinus alpinus chromosome 32, SLU_Salpinus.1, whole genome shotgun sequence genome, one window contains:
- the soul2 gene encoding heme-binding protein soul2: MKYLEVTTLLSVLAVVFLRGAHGWDAPPFCHSYDCPEFTVVNKYEDFEERAYQVSRWITVDSLGVSDHDVKAGFTKLWDYTQWDNQAGEHVNTHTWPALISTTEVEDGGEKHASLSFYVAPEDTVLPTPNDASIRNETMPACTIYVRIFSGFPSQYNFQENLKKLRDALTQAGKAFDSHRFIAAGYEGPWTLIGRHNEVWIHAA; this comes from the exons ATGAAGTATCTCGAGGTAACAACGCTTCTCTCGGTTCTGGCCGTGGTGTTTTTACGCGGGGCGCACGGTTGGGATGCGCCGCCGTTTTGTCATAGCTATGATTGTCCTGAGTTCACGGTCGTTAATAAATATGAA GACTTTGAGGAACGTGCGTACCAAGTGAGCCGCTGGATAACCGTCGACAGTCTGGGTGTCTCTGACCACGACGTGAAGGCTGGATTCACGAAACTGTGGGACTACACCCAGTGGGACAATCAAGCAG GTGAACATGTCAATACTCATACCTGGCCTGCACTTATTTCTACGACTGAGGTAGAGGATGGTGGAGAGAAGCATGCATCGCTCTCTTTCTATGTGGCTCCAGAAGATACAGTCCTCCCCACTCCCAATGATGCCTCAATCAGGAACGAGACTATGCCTGCCTGCACCATATATGTCAG gatttTCAGTGGTTTTCCGTCACAGTACAACTTCCAGGAAAATTTGAAGAAGCTACGTGATGCCCTGACACAGGCTGGGAAAGCCTTTGACTCCCACCGGTTCATTGCGGCAGGGTATGAAGGCCCGTGGACTCTGATTGGCCGACACAATGAGGTCTGGATCCACGCCGCCTGA